One segment of Panicum virgatum strain AP13 chromosome 3K, P.virgatum_v5, whole genome shotgun sequence DNA contains the following:
- the LOC120698541 gene encoding transcription repressor OFP8-like — protein MSSAGGWDRRGGGARLGLPRQQPPVAVDVGCDCRGARLLGSLVSALKSFHARGGRKAKPSPHAAWSWSSSGATATTTTAFAPSVSATTATSASSAADLLHSWGPATYPVNASAALYDDDGDGAHDAERARRQRRRRRRRRRSSRRRRGEEREMAPAQAVEVESAAPYEDFRESMVAMVTEKEMYAWEDLNGLLHQFLALNSPRHHPLILTAFADLWAPRGGLFCPPSPCLL, from the coding sequence ATGTCGTCGGCAGGCGGTTGGgaccggcgtggcggcggcgccaggctggggctgccgcggcagcagccgccggTGGCGGTGGACGTCGGGTGCGACTGCCGCGGGGCGAGGCTGCTGGGCTCCCTCGTCTCCGCGCTCAAGTCATTCCACGCCCGCGGCGGCCGCAAGGCCAAGCCGTCTCCGCACGCGGCGTGGTCGTGGTCGTCGTCGGGCGCCACcgccacgacgacgacggcctTCGCgccctccgtctccgccaccacggccacctcggcctcctccgccgccgacctcctccACTCGTGGGGCCCCGCGACGTACCCCGTAAACGCCAGCGCCGCCCtctacgacgacgacggcgacggggcTCACGACGCCGAGCGCGCGAGGCgccagaggcggcggaggaggaggaggaggaggagcagcaggcgcaggaggggcgaggagagggagatggcgccggcgcaggcggtggaggtggagtcGGCGGCGCCGTACGAGGACTTCCGCGAGTCGATGGTGGCGATGGTGACGGAGAAGGAGATGTACGCGTGGGAGGACCTGAACGGGCTGCTGCACCAGTTCCTGGCGCTCAACTCGCCGCGCCACCACCCGCTCATCCTCACCGCCTTCGCCGACCTCTGGGCGCCCCGCGGCGGCCTCTTCTGCCCCCCGTCCCCGTGCCTCCTCTGA